The following coding sequences are from one Lolium rigidum isolate FL_2022 chromosome 6, APGP_CSIRO_Lrig_0.1, whole genome shotgun sequence window:
- the LOC124667418 gene encoding 1-aminocyclopropane-1-carboxylate oxidase homolog 1-like, whose amino-acid sequence MAADHRLLALKAFDGTKAGVKGLVDAGVTAVPSIFHHQPDHRHRRRHLTVPVIDLSAVSSRRAALVAQVKAAAETVGFFQVVNHGVPEGAMSAMLAAVQSFNEEPVEAKAPYYTRDPGRRVRYQSNVDLFTSPAAQWRDTLFMEMPAEARELPAACRGVAPEYAGLVQQRLGRTLLELFSEALGLRRGYLEEEQGCLEGVSVAGHYYPACPEPHLTLGTTSHSDCNFLTVLLQDAVGGLQVLVEEDDQERKQSATAWADVPPAAGALVVNVGDFLQLMSNDRFKSVQHRVVANSMGPRVSVACFFRTPGAASSKRVLAPIVPDGGGARYRSTTMEELIRQHYRVKGQHGISLLDHLRL is encoded by the coding sequence ATGGCCGCCGACCACCGCCTCCTCGCCCTCAAGGCGTTCGACGGCACCAAGGCCGGCGTGAAAGGCCTCGTGGACGCAGGCGTAACCGCCGTCCCATCCATCTTCCACCACCAACCCGACCACCGTCACCGTCGCCGCCACTTGACCGTCCCGGTCATCGACCTGTCCGCCGTTAGCTCCCGGCGAGCCGCTCTGGTGGCGCAGGTGAAGGCGGCCGCGGAGACGGTGGGCTTCTTCCAGGTGGTGAACCACGGGGTGCCGGAGGGGGCCATGTCGGCGATGCTGGCGGCGGTGCAGAGCTTCAACGAGGAGCCCGTGGAGGCGAAGGCGCCGTACTACACTCGGGACCCCGGCCGGCGCGTGCGGTACCAGAGCAACGTGGACCTGTTCACTTCGCCGGCGGCACAATGGCGCGACACCCTCTTCATGGAGATGCCGGCGGAGGCGCGGGAGCTGCCGGCGGCGTGCAGGGGCGTGGCGCCGGAGTACGCGGGGCTGGTGCAGCAGCGCCTAGGCCGCACGCTGCTGGAGCTGTTCTCGGAGGCGCTGGGCCTCCGGCGCGGGTACCTGGAGGAGGAGCAGGGGTGCCTGGAGGGGGTGAGCGTCGCCGGGCACTACTACCCTGCCTGCCCGGAGCCGCACCTCACCCTGGGCACCACCAGCCACTCCGACTGCAACTTCCTCACCGTGCTCCTGCAGGACGCCGTGGGCGGCCTCCAGGTGCTCGTGGAGGAGGACGACCAAGAACGGAAGCAGTCGGCGACGGCGTGGGCGGACGTGCCGCCGGCCGCGGGCGCGCTGGTGGTGAACGTCGGCGACTTCCTGCAGCTCATGTCCAACGACAGGTTCAAGAGCGTGCAACACCGCGTGGTGGCCAACAGCATGGGGCCTCGGGTCTCGGTGGCCTGCTTCTTCCGGACGCCCGGCGCAGCCTCGTCCAAGAGGGTGCTGGCGCCGATCGtcccggacggcggcggcgcgcggtacCGGAGCACGACTATGGAGGAGCTGATCCGGCAGCACTACAGGGTTAAGGGCCAACACGGCATCTCTCTACTCGACCACCTCAGGCTCTGA